One window of Salmo salar chromosome ssa11, Ssal_v3.1, whole genome shotgun sequence genomic DNA carries:
- the LOC106563519 gene encoding brain-derived neurotrophic factor: MTILFLTMVISYFSCMRAAPMRDAPGMRGHRTEGYLGAAVIAGQGHGTPQSGGGPGQHGGLPSLTDTFEQVIEELLEVEGEAAQLGPGADKGQGGGGPSSVVTTETKDVDLYASRVMISNQVPLEPPLLFLLEEYKNYLDAANMSMRVRRHSDPSRRGELSVCDSISQWVTAVDKKTAIDMSGQTVTVLEKVPVPNGQLKQYFYETKCNPMGYTKEGCRGIDKRHYNSQCRTTQSYVRALTMDSKKKIGWRFIRIDTSCVCTLTIKRGR, from the coding sequence ATGACCATCCTGTTCCTTACTATGGTTATTTCATACTTCAGTTGCATGAGAGCTGCTCCCATGAGAGACGCCCCGGGTATGCGGGGCCACCGAACGGAAGGCTACTTGGGTGCTGCAGTGATAGCTGGCCAGGGCCACGGGACTCCACAGAGCGGGGGTGGGCCGGGCCAGCATGGGGGACTGCCCTCACTCACAGACACGTTTGAGCAGGTGATTGAGGAGCTCTTGGAGGTGGAAGGAGAAGCAGCTCAGCTGGGGCCTGGGGCTGACAAGGGCCAGGGAGGAGGGGGTCCTTCCTCTGTGGTCACCACGGAGACCAAGGATGTCGACCTGTATGCATCGCGGGTGATGATCAGCAACCAAGTGCCTTTAGAGCCACCGCTGCTTTTTCTCCTGGAGGAATACAAAAACTACCTGGACGCCGCTAACATGTCCATGAGGGTGCGGCGGCATTCTGACCCGTCGCGGCGTGGAGAGCTGAGTGTGTGTGATAGTATTAGCCAGTGGGTGACAGCTGTGGACAAAAAGACAGCAATAGACATGTCTGGGCAGACCGTTACCGTCCTGGAAAAGGTCCCTGTCCCCAATGGCCAACTGAAGCAATACTTTTATGAGACCAAATGTAACCCTATGGGGTACACAAAGGAGGGCTGCCGTGGAATAGACAAGAGGCATTATAACTCCCAATGCAGGACAACCCAGTCCTACGTGCGAGCGCTCACCATGGATAGCAAAAAGAAGATTGGCTGGCGGTTTATAAGGATAGACACATCATGTGTATGCACATTGACCATTAAAAGAggaagatag
- the LOC106563518 gene encoding protein lin-7 homolog C produces MASLGEPVRLERDISRAIELLDKLQRTGEVPPQKLQALQRVLQSEFCNAVREVYEHVYETVDINSSPEVRANATAKATVAAFAASEGHSHPRVVELPKTEEGLGFNIMGGKEQNSPIYISRIIPGGIADRHGGLKRGDQLLSVNGVSVEGEHHEKAVELLKAAQGAVKLVVRYTPKVLEEMESRFEKMRSAKRRQQNSYPQ; encoded by the exons ATGGCTTCTTTGGGGGAACCTGTTCGACTGGAAAGAG ACATTTCCCGGGCCATTGAATTGCTTGACAAGCTCCAGAGGACGGGGGAAGTGCCACCCCAGAAACTGCAGGCACTGCAAAGGGTCTTGCAGAGCGAGTTCTGTAATGCTGTGCGAGAG GTGTATGAACATGTGTATGAGACAGTGGACATTAACAGTAGCCCTGAAGTCAGGGCAAATGCCACAGCCAAG GCCACTGTTGCAGCGTTTGCGGCCAGTGAGGGGCACTCACACCCTCGCGTGGTGGAGCTGCCTAAGACGGAGGAAGGACTTGGCTTCAATATAATGGGAGGGAAGGAACAGAACTCTCCTATTTACATCTCACGCATCATTCCTGGTGGAATCGCTGACCGCCACGGGGGCCTCAAGAGAGGCGACCAGCTTCTTTCTGTCAATGGGGTG AGTGTGGAGGGGGAGCACCATGAGaaagctgtggagcttctcaaagctgCCCAGGGCGCTGTGAAGCTGGTGGTCAGGTACACTCCTAAAGTCCTTGAGGAAATGGAATCCCGCTTTGAGAAGATGAGGTCTGCAAAGCGCCGGCAACAGAACAGCTATCCCCAATAG
- the LOC106563517 gene encoding 60S acidic ribosomal protein P2 translates to MRYVAAYLLSALGGNASPQAADIKKILESVGIEADNTRMEKVVTELRGKNVEEVIAQGYGKLASMPAGGAVAVASSGGTAAAGAAAPAAAEEKKEEKEESEEGSDDDMGFGLFD, encoded by the exons ATGCGTTACGTTGCTGCATACTTGCTCTCTGCCCTTGGTGGTAATGCCAGCCCACAGGCTGCGGACATCAAGAAGATCCTGGAAAGTGTTGGCATTGAGGCTGACAACACACGCATGGAGAAG GTCGTCACTGAACTCCGTGGCAAAAATGTGGAGGAGGTGATTGCCCAAG GCTATGGTAAACTGGCCAGTATGCCAGCAGGTGGTGCTGTGGCAGTGGCCAGCTCAGGTGGAACCGCTGCTGCTGGAGCAGCTGCCCCCGCTGCAG CTGAGGagaagaaggaagagaaggaggagtctGAAGAGGGATCTGATGACGACATGGGATTCGGCCTGTTCGACTAA